The DNA window CAGGATGGCAGCGGTTTTCGCGCAGCTGATCACCGAGGGGGAGAGTAAGGGGGTGCACTGTCTGCTGGTGCCGATCCGCGATGAGCAGGGCAATGATCTGCCCGGGGTCACCACCTTCGACGACGGTCTCAAGGGCGGTCTGCCGGGTGTCGATAACGGGCGCATCGTCTTCGACCACATGCGAGTACCACGGGAGAACCTGCTCAACCGGTACGCCGATGTCGCCCCCGACGGCAGCTACAGCTCCGAGATCGAGAACCCGAGCCGCCGCTTCTTCACCACGCTCGGCACGCTGGTGCGCGGCCGGGTCAGCGTCGGCGGCGCGGCGGCCGCCGGTGCGCGGGTCGCGCTGAGCATCGCCACCCGATACGCGCTGCGGCGGCGGCAGTTCTCCGATCCGGACAACGGCCAGGAGACACTGCTGCTGGACTACCGCAGCCACCAGCGTCGGCTGCTGCCGCTGATCGCCCGGTCCTATGCGCTGGCCTTCGCGCAGAACGATCTGGTGCGGCGCATGCATCTGGTGCAGACGGGTCAGGATCTGGATCCGGGTGCACAGCGGGCACTGGAGACACGGGCCGCGGGTCTGAAGGTCGCGCAGACCAGGTACGCCACCCGCGCCATCCAGGAATGTCGCGAAGCCTGCGGCGGCGCAGGTTATCTCACCGAGAACCGACTGGTCACGCTGAAGGCCGATACCGATGTGTTCACCACCTTCGAGGGTGACAACGTCGTGCTCACTCAACTGGTGGCCAAGGAAGTGCTCACCGCCTACTCCGACGAGATCCGCGATCTGGACGCGCTCGGCTGGGTGCGCTTCGCCGCCACCATGGCCGGTGACGTGGTGCGCAAGCGTTCCGGTGTGCGCCAGCTGATCCAGACGCTGCGCGACCGCGGCGACGACACCGTCGACGAGGGTGATCTGTCCCGCCGCTCGGTACAGCTGCAGCTGTTCGCCGACCGCGAGGACTACCTGGTCCGCACCGCGGGACACCGGCTGCGCGCTCGCGCCGAGGACACCACGCCGTTCGAGGCGTTCAACAATGCGCAGGACCACATCCTGGCCGCGGGCACCGCGCATATCGACCGGCTGATCCTCGAGGAATTCATCGAGGGCATCGCGGGCATCGCCGACCCGGCCGCGCGCGAACTCGCCGAGACACTCTGCGACCTGTATGTCTACTCGATGCTCGAGGAGAACCAGGCCTGGTTCATCATGCACCGGTTCATGTCGGTCGACCGTGCGAAGGCCGTGCGCCGTGGCGTCAATGAACTCGTCGACCGGCTGCGCCCGGACGCCCTGACATTGGTCGAGGGCATGGGTGTGCCCGAGAGCATGTTGCGCGCGGCGCTATTGGAGGATGCCAGCGTTTTCGATCGGACGAGCAGCCCGACGACCGTGTAGTACTGTGGCGCACCGCGTTTGCCGATCAACCCGAGTGGACTCGGGCGGTGCGCTGCGTCGGCTCGAGTAAGTGTCCGGTGAGTCGGCAGAGCGCGGTGACCATCGCGATCGCCGCGGCCGCGCCGCCGAGAATGTCGGTGGGCAGATGATAGCCGAGTCCGATCATGCCGATCGCGGCGCAGAGCAGGGCGGCGATAGCGAGCGCGGCCGTGCGCACCCGCGCCCGGGGCGAGTCGGTCAGCAGTACGAACGCGGTGGCGATCGCGACCAGGTGCACGGTATGCCCGCTCGGATACGCGAGATAGTCGTGCAGCGGCCGGTCCCAGAGCGGTTTCAGCACCCAGCTGTTGATCCCGACCGCGACCTCCGGAGTCACCACCATGGCCACGGCGCGCCGCCACCACCCCCGATAGCCGAACCAGGCTGCGGCCGCGAACAATAGCGGGATCAGGATGTAGCCGTTGCTAGGAATCACCAGGGCCCGATATACCCCGGGATGGCCGTCAGCGGCCGAGTGGATCGGGTCCGCCAGCGCACCATCCACACCGGTCGGACCGCC is part of the Nocardia sp. NBC_00565 genome and encodes:
- a CDS encoding acyl-CoA dehydrogenase family protein; protein product: MADTENASTSDHLRDALDGSWRAVRAEARVQLAGDELAGDPYLDYHAARARVLEQMRVIATMGYAERGFRLENGGTGEPGAAVVGLEMLAYADLSLWVKSGVQWGLFGGAVENLGTERHREVVRRLISLDLLGCFAMTESGHGSDVANLETTATYDPDTQEFVVHSPTPSARKDYIGGAAEHARMAAVFAQLITEGESKGVHCLLVPIRDEQGNDLPGVTTFDDGLKGGLPGVDNGRIVFDHMRVPRENLLNRYADVAPDGSYSSEIENPSRRFFTTLGTLVRGRVSVGGAAAAGARVALSIATRYALRRRQFSDPDNGQETLLLDYRSHQRRLLPLIARSYALAFAQNDLVRRMHLVQTGQDLDPGAQRALETRAAGLKVAQTRYATRAIQECREACGGAGYLTENRLVTLKADTDVFTTFEGDNVVLTQLVAKEVLTAYSDEIRDLDALGWVRFAATMAGDVVRKRSGVRQLIQTLRDRGDDTVDEGDLSRRSVQLQLFADREDYLVRTAGHRLRARAEDTTPFEAFNNAQDHILAAGTAHIDRLILEEFIEGIAGIADPAARELAETLCDLYVYSMLEENQAWFIMHRFMSVDRAKAVRRGVNELVDRLRPDALTLVEGMGVPESMLRAALLEDASVFDRTSSPTTV
- a CDS encoding phosphatase PAP2 family protein, whose protein sequence is MIALRELLGRYRADVIALCVVISGALIAVLLPLTFPHSGGPTGVDGALADPIHSAADGHPGVYRALVIPSNGYILIPLLFAAAAWFGYRGWWRRAVAMVVTPEVAVGINSWVLKPLWDRPLHDYLAYPSGHTVHLVAIATAFVLLTDSPRARVRTAALAIAALLCAAIGMIGLGYHLPTDILGGAAAAIAMVTALCRLTGHLLEPTQRTARVHSG